The DNA segment CGCCGCAGATACGCGAGCGCCCCGATGTGGTCTTCGTGGCCGTGCGTCAGAAAAACGCCCGCGACGCTCTCGCGCGAGAGCGGAGAGAAGTCCGGGACGACCCGATCGACGCCGATTCCCGGGAGCAGCTCGTCCCCGAAGGAGATCCCCGCGTCCACGACGATCGCGCGCCCGCCCGCCCGGATCGCCAGGCAGTTCTTCCCGAATTCGCCGAGTCCGCCGAGGTGCGTGAGTTCGACGTCGCTCAAGGCCGCTCGTTCTCCCCCTCGGGCCCCGGACCGGCCGCGGCGAGCGCCACGAACTCCTCCGGCGAGAGCTCCTCGGCGCGAGCGGTGGGCAGCCTGCCGATCGACGCCAGAGCCCGCTCCCATTCGCGGCGCGATCCGCCCGCGGCGAGCGCGTTCGGCAGCGTCTTCCGGCGCGACTGGAACGCGCGCGACGCCAGGGCGAGGAGACGATCGAGCGCGACGCCCGGGACCGGAGGCGCCTTCGGGCGGAGACGCACGACGGCGGACGTGACTTTCGGGCGGGGCCGGAACGCGCCGGGCGGCAGGTCGAAGAGAACCTCCCCGTCGGCGAAGAACGCCGTTTCGAGAGAGAGGTAACCGTAGTCGTCGGACCCGGGCCGGGCGACGAGCCGCCGCGCGACCTCTTTCTGCACGGTCGCGACGATGCGCGAAACCGCGCCGCGCTCCCGAACCGCCGCGCGCAGGATCGGCGTCGCGACGTTGTACGGGAGGTTGCCGACGACGACGGCCGGCGGAGCGAGCCGGTGCGCCGCCAGTCGATCGCCGATCGGC comes from the Thermoanaerobaculia bacterium genome and includes:
- the rsmA gene encoding 16S rRNA (adenine(1518)-N(6)/adenine(1519)-N(6))-dimethyltransferase RsmA — translated: MASPFPPLRRWGQNFLVDPSAAARIVAAAAVSPGESIVEIGPGDGALTRLLARTGGNLLAIEIDPLRAGALTRELAPLGNVAVETGDALDLPIGDRLAAHRLAPPAVVVGNLPYNVATPILRAAVRERGAVSRIVATVQKEVARRLVARPGSDDYGYLSLETAFFADGEVLFDLPPGAFRPRPKVTSAVVRLRPKAPPVPGVALDRLLALASRAFQSRRKTLPNALAAGGSRREWERALASIGRLPTARAEELSPEEFVALAAAGPGPEGENERP
- a CDS encoding MBL fold metallo-hydrolase, producing the protein MSDVELTHLGGLGEFGKNCLAIRAGGRAIVVDAGISFGDELLPGIGVDRVVPDFSPLSRESVAGVFLTHGHEDHIGALAYLRR